One Engystomops pustulosus chromosome 11, aEngPut4.maternal, whole genome shotgun sequence DNA window includes the following coding sequences:
- the LOC140105710 gene encoding beta-microseminoprotein-like, translating to MKYLVDLILSACIFITLCNASCMYTEPPELKEGLTLEGCERNGKLHNFGTEWKDEDCYECQCLQNGSLKCCINIEKPSNYDPERCFFEFDKKACKYKLIPNEDPEKQCLSYSVVG from the exons AAGTATCTTGTGGATCTGATACTAAGTGCTTGTATATTTATCACTCTGTGCAATGCAAGCTGCATGTATACAGAACCCCCCGAGCTGAAGGAAGGCCTGACACTCGAAG GTTGTGAAAGGAATGGAAAGCTGCACAATTTTGGTACTGAATGGAAAGATGAGGACTGCTATGAATGCCAATGTTTGCAAAATGGGTCCTTGAAATGCTGTATaaa TATTGAAAAACCTTCCAACTATGATCCTGAAAGGTGTTTCTTTGAATTTGATAAGAAAGCCTGTAAATACAAGCTTATTCCTAATGAAGACCCTGAAAAGCAATGCTTGTCTTATTCAGTAGTGGGATGA